GAAACAGGTTGAATGATCccaaaaagcagcagcagcagcagcattggaCCTAGCAGAACCTAGACAAGCACAGACAACAATACTGTCCACATCGTCCACAGTCTGAGGAGATGGGGGACAAAGCGGGGACCAGGTAAGAGAATCATCCAGCTGATCCATTGTGTCAAAGACGATAAAGTGAAGTCCCGTTAACCCGTAAGGAGGAAAAGGGAAGTGTCCTTTAAAAGCGGAACATCTGCTGTTTACCGCAGAAAGCAGCTGAACAGAAACAGCTTGTGCTTCCTGTGCTCTGTGAATAAGACTTGTTTGAATAAACATCGACTGACAGTCTCGTCATGGTCGAGTTTAAAGTGTCTCCAGCTGTTCGCGCACCAAATGTAAACACTGTGTACAGAGTCTGGTTCAAGTTGATCCGGATCAGCTGGAGACTTGCGTGTTTGTAATGTTAGAAACCAGCTCTTTGTGACGTCAGGAGACACTGACAGACGTTTGACACATGTGTTCTTCTGCTTTTAGACTCTGCAAATGCAAAATCCGCTTTTATAGAGTGCACTTTAACTTTCACAGCTGACTCAACCACTCTGCCCACAGTGTTTCAGACAgcagtgttttcctgttttcagtctaATTATCAATACAAACGTCTCAAAGAGAAGAATGATGATCACATGTAGGTGAAGTGAAGAGTTTTACAGGTTTGGTGAAGGTGTTTTCCACTAGGAGTCGCCAAAGATAGAACTATTCAAACCACAAGAGTTTTAAAGTTTCACAACTTTTAGGACAAACATTGTGAAATTGGTTTCGCTTGCTGTCATCACTCCTCCTGTTCATGTTGGGCCTGACCCTGATCAGCATTTATTTTGGCCTGTTATCAAATCACAGAATAAACAttcatctgcagcagctgctgctgcttaccTCTTTTCTGCATTGCTGGTGATGATAATAATATCTACTACTGCAGATGAAGCTTTGTTtatggcttttattttcttttattctgtgAAGAAACAAGAgactcaataaaaaaataaaataataataataataatcttacCTATTatcctattattattattattattttatttatgtattgatttattttatttttttattgagtcTCTTGTTTCTTcacagaataaaagaaaataaaagccataAACAAAGCTTCATCTGCAGTAGTAGATATCTTCCAAGTTACAGTCTAATTTGTCTGTCCACTGTGGCTCAACAGCTGAAATGgtcaaaacacagaggacattttGTTTGATGCTAAAATGAATGTAACTGGAAGATATCTACTGGATTTGTCTGATGTAGACTGCACAAGGCTCATATCAGCTTTTACTGAGAAATGGAGAGAATAAAGTATATCATATATAGAGACCACATTTTACTACATCAGGCACTCAGAATGCTACTGTATGTGCATGATACATGTATATACGTACAGCAGCACAACAGAGAAGCCTTTGTTCCAGAAGCATGAAACACCTGCTTCAGATTGTATATGAGTCATGTTCTGCACACCCACATATTCTTACACGTGGACTAAATGAGCTACCAAGTGCACCTGTACACAGGTAATTAAGGACAAACGATTCATTCAGCCTTAACATCATCATGTTATCAATTTCTTCACCTACAACAACATGTCCAAGTATACCCACCAATTCACTCCGCAACACTGTTAGCTGTCATCTTCCAGCTGTTAGCtgtcttctttatttaaatactttaatatttgCGTTGTTTTGAAGTCCTAATATTCCTTCAGGGCAGAAAGTTACAAGCTATGACTTTTTTCTGGTGCCTCGTGTTTGGCTGTGTGTTGACAGTCTTGTGTGTTTAACATAGGTTCATTAGTTCATTCATTAGTGAAGAAGTGATTTTGTAGTTAGTCCCACAGTGGGGGTGAAGGGTTATAGCATGGTCCATGTTTGTCTGCAggcaagaaaataaattttatatatatatatatatatataattatctactatataatatatatacctattcatatatatatatatatatatattatatctatatatcatcTAAGATGAATAAGAGCTGAGTATGCAAATGTGTCAATATGTCTCAACATGATACTTGCTTGCAAAAGTGACGAGAGAGTCAAATGTCTAACTCTTTGTTAGGGTGGAGCCACTTTACAGCAGTAAAGTTCTGTGGAACATTAAAATAACTGAACAATCATTAGATATAATAACATTAGATATATCCTGTCCAGTGCTGACAGATTCCATGTTTTTTCTGCCATTAGGATAAAGGTTTGACAGGAAGTGGCTCACATGTCCTGTGTTAAGGAAGTAAAGGACATTTTTGTTGATAATCAGGATGTGCATTTTGTTCTTTGcccctgttttctttcctcagaATGTAAAAGGCAGCACATTCCTGCACAGGGACATGCTAATGTTCTTAAAACTGCAGCAGTGTGCACAAACTGGGTGAAGCTGACCTGGCCTGAATGGTGTTGGTGCTGCTCTGCTTTTAGTCAAGTGCATTTACAATAAACTTCATTCTGTGCTTGTGGTCGTACACATGGACTTTAAAGATTGGCTGATTAATTACAATGGTCACTGAACCATTTCCATGCCATACCATGCACATTACTGGAATACACAGGCCTTATTTCCTGGAATATACTTCACCCTCTTCCTGTTTAGGTCAGTGGAGACACTCTGctccttgctctctctctgctttgctttTGACCAACGTTTAGTCTCAGTTGTATCATGATTATGAGCAGTGGTTCTCCATGCTCAACAGCAGAGGTGTTATGAATTGTAGTTAATGAAATTATAttggctcagtgtgtgtgaagaaagaaCATTTGCAAGAGTTCTGACCTCCACAACACCAGCTGTTGTTTGTGGTGAGTGCATGTGTGGCACTTTCAAACTTTCctacattgttgttgttgttgtggtttgcTGCTGACCTTACTGTGTACCCTGATGTGATACCCCTACTGTTCATGTGTAAATTGCAATGTGTGGACATGTTTATGGTTATGTAAGTGCACAGCCAACACAACcaacacaaagaacaacagGATATGCATTGTTGAAAGTAAGTAGCCTATGCAAACCCATGATAGAGGACAAACGTGCAAGAAGAAGATCATGATGTCCAGAAAAAGACTGATTCTCAAGTGCTTTGGTAACATGCCTGAAGAGTATTTACTGAAATAAAAGTACCAATGCACTAATATAAAAaagtacagacacacagtatTGTCAAAACAAGTAGTTGTTGTGTatttaaaatagaaatgtaaTGAAGAAAAATGGCTCCTGTGAGTGTTAtaagtcaaatcaaattaaatcaaatcaaatcagattttatttgtatagcccaaagtcacaaagtacatttgccccagagggctttacaatctgtacagggagtgacaccctctgtccttagaccctcggttcaagtgaggaaaaacttgcccacaaaaaacctttaacagggaaaaaatgtggaagaaacctcaggaagagccacagaggagggatccctctcccaggacggacagacgtgcaatggatgtcacatgtacaggacaaattaacacaaacatattgtacaattacaatgactgacaaaatgacaatgaattacaatgactgataaaatgacaatgaattacaatgactgataaaatgacaatgaattacaatgaatgataaaatgacaatgaattacaatgactgataaaatgacaatgaattacaatgactgataaaatgacaatgaattacaatgactgataaaatgacaatgaattacaatgaaggataaaatgacaatgaattacaatgaaggataaaatgacaatgaattacaatgactgataaaatgacaatgaattacaatgaatgataaaatgacaatgaattacaatgaatgataaaatgattacagtagcagtggaacctgtgatagagatagagagacatagatgcacagcagcagcaaatcataaactaactataaactgtaatggagatatggaagcaaagggagatgtgactacatcttcaacTAATaccttgcttgcttgcttggagtttagttaactgataggtttcatcaggcttgatcgataaatataattggatgtcatcagcataacaataaaaattaatagagtgattcctaataatgtccTTAGAGGaaacatatataaactgaacagAAGTGGTCAAATAACTGTAGTAGAGTAAAAATGAGAGTATTTCTGAATTGTTGTGGAGTAcaagaagaagtaaaaagtGACAGCATGCGTCATGTACATAAGAATGCTCAAGTGTTTGAGTACTTTAGAAAGTCAGTACATACGTAAATTTAGCTGTCTTAATGCTATATTCAACCAGTGTAACACCGGTGTAACAAGAAGACTGCAACAGATCTAAACTGGACAAATCTActgacttcatttatttttatagactATTTCTATATATCTGagtaaacaaacagagaatCTAGCCTTGTTCTACAACACAGACTGATGACATCTATTCTTTAGTGTGTTTCTCTAAAAACAGTTTCATTGTTCTTGCTAACGCAGTTTTCTATCTCAATGATTTATGTTTCCCTCAGGATTAGAAATGTCCCATGCATTGTAACCTAATCAGGCACACATGGTCATAGACaggccacacatacacacacaatacggTTCGGATACACATGTAGTGGTGAGAGAAAATGTCATCCAGGATCAGTTTTGACTGCAGTTTATTTCTTGTCCCACGGTTCAATGAACTTCTTgcctttttgtgtgtaaaatctaAACATGTGTCATCTACAATCTTTTTAGCACTCCTCAACCTCAGGACAATTTCACaaaatattatatactatatttttttaacaacactAATACATGtcttaactgtttttttttattgtgctcaGCGAGTTTATTTATCAAACTATTCATAGACCCTTCCACATTTAGCTCCCTCGtatcatttattaatttgtttctATGTTATCTTGTTTTGTGTAGCCTAAGAGAAGCTGCTCTGAACAAGTTACCCCTAATGgcagtaataaagttgttttaaatttgaataCAGTAGAATTTAATATTGTAGATTAGCAAGTCTTCACACTATGCTAACTGTCAGTCGTCATGGTATCAGTATAACTGCTGATTGAGCAAAAAACTTACAGGGTACTGTGAATTCTGACTGAACATGAGCGAGAATCAACACTTTaaactctctcctctctccctcttttaaCAGAGTCTTTAAAAAGTCCAGCCCCAACTGCAAGGTAggatccgtgtgtgtgtgtgtgtgaagagcgGATTTTATCATGGTTCTTGTAACTTTTCCTGTGGATTATCCTattatttcattcatctttctatctgtctctttcttcccaCAGCTTACAGTTTATCTCGGGAAGCGAGACTTTGTTGATCACTTAAACCACGTAGATCCAGTAGGTGagtctaaacacacaaacacacacacacacacacacacacacacacacacacacacacacacacacacacaaacacacatccaccaccaccaccatgaggaggaggaacacaCTGTCTAGTCCAGACAGATAAAATTCATCCCACTGATCAAAAAGCCAGGTTCAGGTCACTATACACACTGCTTCTCAAATCTTGCAAAGACTCTCAGAGATCAGAACTAATTTTCACAAGGGTTATGTCCTGAATTTCAACTGCATTCAGCCCTTTAGGTGTGATCTAGAAATGCAAAGCATTATACACATTACAGaaagaatgaatgtgtgtatgtgtgtgttctgtagaCGGAGTGCTCCTTGTAGACCCAGAGTATCTGAAAGATCGAAAAGGTAAGAAGACTTGAAaatagtaaagtaaagtaacagTCTGATCTGATGACCacataattaatttaatcaatGTCTTCTTCCGTCCTCAGTGTTTATAACTCTGGCATGTGCATTTCGTTATGGTCGGGAGGACCTGGATGTTCTGGGCCTTTCCTTCCGGAAGGATCTGTATGTTTGCACCATCCAGGTCTTCCCTCCTACACAGGAGGAAAAGAGGCCTCTTAGCCACCTGCAAGAGAGGCTGTTAAAGAAGCTGGGTCAGCATGCCCACCCCTTCACCTTCACTGTAAGACTTACCATAGACCACCATAGCCAACACATTACCATCATGGACCATCATTGGATGTGACTGATGTCACAGCCAGTTAGAGGGAACAAGGGTgtcagagggtgtcactccctgtacagattgtaaagccctctgaggcaaatgtactttgtgactttgggctatacaaataaaatttgatttgatttgatttgatttgatttgatttagacaATGGGGCAGTGTttggctcagttggtagagcagccgccccacgtacaaaggctcagtccttgctgcagaagcccagggttcaaatccgacctgtggctctttgctgcgtgtcattccccatctctctgtccccacattcctgtcactcttcagctgtctctgtcaaataaaacttgaaaaggccaaaaaaaaccaGTTAGACAATAAAAAcgcattttttcacatttattgcGATGTGTTCTGTAAAGTATGAAGCAGCCCACATATCTGAACTGTTGTGTTCTGTAGTGCTGTGCATTTCGAGCTGCCATTTACATTTAACTTCATTTGTGTGCTTGGGTGTGTTAGATCCCCCAGAACCTACCTTGCTCAGTGACCCTCCAGCCAGGCCCAGAAGACACTGGGAAGGCGTGTGGTGTGGACTATGAACTTCGAGCGTTCTGTGCCAAGACTGCAGAGGAGAAGATTCACCAAAGGTGCAACACGTTCATACACCACAACCAACAACCAAACACTCCTAGAGAGAGATACAGTAATATTAGAAATAATATATAGCTAATATTTTGCATCAACACCCAGTCCCTGCTACTGCTAACTGTGCTGTCAGCTTGTTACATCCAttaatgtacatacatacatataatggggcggctgtggctcggaggtagagcgggtcgtccactaatcagatgatccgCAGTTCGTTCCCTGGTTCGATCCctttcagtctgcatgtcgaagtgtccttgggcaagatactgaaccccaaattgcttccGAAagctgcgccatcggtgtgtgaatgtgtatggaTGGTTAACTGATGcgcagttggcaccttgtatgaatggatgaataagatatgtcctgtaaagcgctttgacTGGTCGGacgactagaaaggtgctatatgagtacagtccatttaccatatatATGAAGCTGCTGTGTCTGTAGGAACTCTGTGCACCTGGTGATCAGGAAGGTTCAGTATGCCCCAGAGAAGCCAGGTCCACAGCCAATGGTGGAGACCAGTCGCAGCTTCCTGATGTCTGATAGAGCTCTGCACCTCGAGGTCTCACTGGATAAGGAGGtagcacactcacacattttgtTGTGCTATTTCATAActtgcatacatgcacacactgctaagtgtctgtctctctctagcTGTACTACCATGGTGAGCCCATCAGTGTCAATGTCCAGGTCACCAACAACTCCACCAAGACTGTCAAGAGGGTGAAGATATCAGgtacctcctcctgctctgacaCTCTGACGCTGAACTTCAGTTTTAATCATTATCAGTTAATAACGGCTAGTTTTGAGTGAGTGCTATAATTACTATAACTTTTTGCATCTACTGTAATGAGACACAGAACTGACTTTGAAGACAGATTGGGACTAAATGAAGAACTAAAGTAATTATCTGCTTCTTCACTCAGTTCGTCAGTATGCTGACATCTGTCTGTTCTCCACGGCTCAGTATAAGTGTCCGGTTGCCCAGGTTGAAGCAGAGTGAGTTTCTCTTCTATACGTATCCTCCTTTTCACCTTTGCACCATTAGATTGTTTATTCTTAACTATGTTAAAGATTCAATCACCATAAAGATACTGTGTTAAATAATGTTGGCAGGATTTTTGAGGCAGGCACAGATGTTTATATTTGAGATcttatataatttaaaatatttgatcaAATGTAGAGGCCAATATAAAATAAGctaagataaacaaacaaacagagatcATTtagagatgttttttgttttttcttaagaACTTCATCAAACTTTGTAATGCTGAGACTGTTTATAAATGACGTCAAACCTAGTTTCTATATTGCAATTTCTTGTCACTTATTGGctgatatatgtatatgtacatatacacacatttaaatatatctaCAAGACTCTAATATCAATATATCAAACTGTCGGTCAAGCTCTTATGGATATACTGGCACAGGTGTTCCACAGGGATCGATTTTAGATCATGTTAACAGTCTCTATTAATAAATGTACAACAATTGAACATTCATTGAAATACTACTAACATATCTTACCAACCTCCTGAAGgatcaaaatgttaaattatattCCATATATAGTGGGttcatatttaaagtttattttttttattgcaagtATTTGTTATGTAGCAACAGAAGGAACTAATAGATCAATCCTTTTTGCTACTCTCTCCCTGACCTTTACCCACACTCCCAACCTCAGTCACCAGGTTTCTTCCAGCTCCACCTCATGCCAGGTCTACACTCTGACCCCCACTCTGGGTACCAACAGGGAAAAGAGAGGCCTGGCCCTGGATGGAAAGCTAAAGCATGAGGACACCAATCTGGCATCCAGCACCATGTATGCATAGAGACAAACATGCATCTGACAGAACTGACTTTTTATGCAAATAATCACACAAACTCATGGATACTCATGCACACTGTGGAACATGTATTCTTGTTGTCTTGCATACCTGTTTggatgtgtcctgtgtgtgttgcagagtaAAAGAAGGGACCAACAAGGAGATGATGGGCATCCTGGTTTCCTATAGAGTCAAGGTCAAACTGGTGGTGTCTCTGGGAGGGTAGGTGAACGCACTCAAGTTTTCCACAGCAGTGgtttctgaaaataaacaaagtattCGCTGCATTTCTATAtaaggatataaaaaaagaacagctacattagctgctactagcataacacacctgaactccAAACTGTTGGTGGACAAGTTGCATCGACATGAACAATGTTACAAGAGTGTGATGTAGAACCAGTGGAGTActctaaatatttaactttaaataaagacaaagagcagcTGTTAAACCATAGAAATTAGAGTTTAATTTGGATGGTGGTGATAATGATGTTCAGACAGTTGATTGCGTATCTTGCATTTGTatacgtacgtgtgtgtgcatgtgcgtgtgcgtgtgtggtgtgtagGGATGTAGCAGTGGAGCTCCCCTTTGTCCTGATGCACCCCAAACCTGCAGGCCAACCCAGCTCCCAGCCACAGACAAGTaggtctctctctgtctctctgtctctctctcacactcactcacacacacacacacacacacacacacacacacacacacattcacattttggtgaaaaattcattaattcagtttaattactTATCTGATTCTTTTTTGTAGCTGCTACACACGCTGATGCTCCTGTAGATACAAACCTCATAGACTTTGATGTGGggtaagtgtttgtgtgtgtctttactgAAACCTCTTTGCCTTCATATGTATAgtaatatgttgtgttttatccAGCTACGTGATGacactctttgtctttttaggtCTTCCTCTCATATTGATGACTTTGTGTTTGAAGACTTTGCTCGCTTGCGGTTAACGGGAATGAAGGATGAGGACGACCCAGTCTTTTAGCTCATCTTTCTCCTGCAGGGTTACTTGTCAGAGCAAAATGTTCCAGGCAACTCAACCCCATAacccaagaagaagaagaagatgatgaagataaGCAGGCATAACCTCCTGAGTCTTGCCATATGCTTTTAACTGTACCATGTATTGTGTAAGATGTATGTGTAAGATGTATCTCTTGTTAGAATCTTAGTGTAATGTAATGGTCAGTGAATCAGGTAACTACAGTGTACATTTTTCTGGAGTTCAGCTAACTGAGGTTACAGTAAGATGTTTTTGGTGGAAGTGTTAATTGACTTCTGCTGATATCAGTATTCCCCGTAATCCaggatttatatttttatctatCAGGATTGATTGCTCTTAACGTctttctaataaaataaatcaaaggtatttttatatttagaacAGTACAAGTTAGACGGCGACAGtatctgtttttactttttgttaGTTATTATTAGTTCTGTAATTGTTGTTTCGTTTTGGTTAATCAATGTCTGAAATTGTGTGTGAGGCACATCAACCATCCCATCAGACacactcattttaaatgtctgttgCACAGCCAACAGTAGTTTGGATCTAGGTCTAACCTTCTTTAGTGTATCTATACAAAATACACTATTATTCAGTGACAGCACTATAGTCACAGAAATGATTCTTCTATATTTGAgggtaaaaatagaaaatcatATGTAAAATGCTATTACGTtttaacaacaacatgtttcattaaattTGGTTAAATTAAGAATTTCTAACCAAGGTATACAACTTGTCAGTCCTTTGGTGGACAAATGAATGGAATGGAcctcaaacatgtttattattatgtttcttGGTACTAATTGACCAGTAAACAAACCCGTAGTGATCTATCTGCAATAAGCTAATTTATCATTTGGGCTCCACTCTGTTTTTCTCTAATTCGGCTGTACTCTGGAATTGGGACACTGTGAAGGCCCACAGACAAAAGGTTAGCTGGAGCACCAGAACCGCATGGGTTATTCTGTCTATACTGAATCATTATTTAATAATCATCATTTAACTAATCTTATTTCAGCTGAAGAGAATACACTCTCAGCTGGGGtgaagtgtgtcagtgtttggtAGTGTTTCTAAACAGACGTTTGTGCTTTTGTATCTAAGATTCATGATTTGAGAATATGAAAATGTCAATGAGATGTGAACTATGTAAGATTAAGCTACTACAGTTTTGTAAGatttaaaatatacttaaaatgCCACATGGTTTCATAAAGATGGCATAATACAGTAAGAAAAAATGATTACAAGATACTCAGATACTatgatttatgttgttttactcAATAAAGTGTACAATCAACAGTCATTAAGTGTcattaaaatatctttatttcGCTGCTTTAGACAAGTTTTCACAGAGCTTCTTTATGTTTGTGAAAATAAACTTTCCACCTATCGAATGGAGGGTGACttgatctttttttatgtatgaGAGTTTAGTGAATTCTGGTCAGCTGTATGGTTCTTCATTAACCACAATAATGTTGAGCAAGGGAAAGACCTTTCTTTATTACCTTGTACCTGCCTAACGtagactttttcttctttttaagaaGATTGTCCACCAACAACATTCTTCCTGAGTGTGGTCCTGAACAGTCCACTTTCTGATAATACTGATACCAATTATTTGAGATGTGTGCTCAAAGCTGAAGAGTTTGTCCCTGTGTACCTGTGAATTCTTGACTTTCATCACTTAATATTTGTGTTACTGACAACGTACAGCTGAGGTTTGATGGTTGGAGAAAATTGTGCTGTTGGATTCTGTGA
The genomic region above belongs to Larimichthys crocea isolate SSNF unplaced genomic scaffold, L_crocea_2.0 scaffold27, whole genome shotgun sequence and contains:
- the arrb2b gene encoding arrestin, beta 2b isoform X1 codes for the protein MGDKAGTRVFKKSSPNCKLTVYLGKRDFVDHLNHVDPVDGVLLVDPEYLKDRKVFITLACAFRYGREDLDVLGLSFRKDLYVCTIQVFPPTQEEKRPLSHLQERLLKKLGQHAHPFTFTIPQNLPCSVTLQPGPEDTGKACGVDYELRAFCAKTAEEKIHQSCCVCRNSVHLVIRKVQYAPEKPGPQPMVETSRSFLMSDRALHLEVSLDKELYYHGEPISVNVQVTNNSTKTVKRVKISVRQYADICLFSTAQYKCPVAQVEADHQVSSSSTSCQVYTLTPTLGTNREKRGLALDGKLKHEDTNLASSTIVKEGTNKEMMGILVSYRVKVKLVVSLGGDVAVELPFVLMHPKPAGQPSSQPQTTATHADAPVDTNLIDFDVGSSSHIDDFVFEDFARLRLTGMKDEDDPVF
- the arrb2b gene encoding arrestin, beta 2b isoform X2 translates to MGDKAGTRVFKKSSPNCKLTVYLGKRDFVDHLNHVDPVDGVLLVDPEYLKDRKVFITLACAFRYGREDLDVLGLSFRKDLYVCTIQVFPPTQEEKRPLSHLQERLLKKLGQHAHPFTFTIPQNLPCSVTLQPGPEDTGKACGVDYELRAFCAKTAEEKIHQRNSVHLVIRKVQYAPEKPGPQPMVETSRSFLMSDRALHLEVSLDKELYYHGEPISVNVQVTNNSTKTVKRVKISVRQYADICLFSTAQYKCPVAQVEADHQVSSSSTSCQVYTLTPTLGTNREKRGLALDGKLKHEDTNLASSTIVKEGTNKEMMGILVSYRVKVKLVVSLGGDVAVELPFVLMHPKPAGQPSSQPQTTATHADAPVDTNLIDFDVGSSSHIDDFVFEDFARLRLTGMKDEDDPVF